One genomic window of Oncorhynchus clarkii lewisi isolate Uvic-CL-2024 chromosome 5, UVic_Ocla_1.0, whole genome shotgun sequence includes the following:
- the LOC139409392 gene encoding bromodomain testis-specific protein isoform X3 yields MMTDAKYPSVSRVGGVNPPPPKFNNPKKPGRQTNQLQYLEKVVVKALWRHNFSWPFRTPVDAVGLHIPDYYTIIKTPMDLSTIKKRLQNNYYCKALECIQDFNKLFTNCYVYNRPGDDIVLMAQALEKIFLQRVAEMPQEETEISAITTKTPVKGVVKLRPQSPVSEVVFQQTVTVIPPEALHTVPPAAQLSSHIAAKIKKGVKRKADTTTPTASAPITSCESSPIVDGSTACKLFSRRGSSRPIKPPRKDLPDSPQHHQSKKRKLSDQLRFCNCILKEMFTKRHAAYGWPFYKPVDTEALGLRDYHDIIKQPMDLGTIRKKMDEREYMDAQEFAADFRLMFSNCYKYNPPTHEVVIMARKLQDVFEARWLKLPDEPVRSAGDPGHHGHHRDKKARGDGPECSSSTGSSDSESSSESESSSGTEEEEEEEEEARVLRLAKLEEQLKAVHDQLQKLTQEPLLKPKKKEKSKERRKKKETSSRPKQEEDLRKTKPKVQQRGINKGTSAVHGKRRKMALPMVPYKSDEEEVPALPMSYSEKRQLSLDINKLPGDKLGKVVNIIQAREASLRNANPEEIEIDFETLKPSTLRALKSFAMTCLRKRPKKHNLNKLVKTKGPIQTVKKQDAEKYLQSITEEMSSLAKKKKATNELPRAPAVPDLAQSSRLREGIGSDSSSSSSSDSSNSDSSDSDSVKTTKKKSKDDPHKVKTKTSQPLPASLPPAPVTKGQSTQQYPAQPPLDLLISPPALHSRLPPQPSRPSSKAAPLPRKNMVAPQQLTDSQPQQQDPLSESPTTPSLTPPSAASCDPSLTLTLPTDPLSTTSTPTQEPPSSLRCLPQPSPLALLTSPHCQSPGQTQEVKTGPVYLNLPDRAQQEGLSALLSPLTSPPVGLLQAAGSRYEQLYPVLLSPLQDSPLQPVKDDRRPSEALEEIPYRKLQKQTNTRHSDSVFDGGNTSLSHPANKTTADEKNTPAKKDIVLKNADSWASLRKMSLSTPSTVRSSKESFDKFRRAAIEKEEREKALILRRMQMKEMASGKSSLTMPVSVPPRAAEPEPLPCRTPTPEPAEIPLQTEVIVEPLSPKAPEALREEPLAAAPTPPPPLTTQTSVDREREMARRREQERRRREAMSGIIDMTMQSDIMATFEKNLD; encoded by the exons ATGATGACAGACGCCAAATACCCTTCGGTGTCCAGGGTGGGAGGCGTGAACCCTCCTCCGCCGAAGTTCAACAACCCAAAGAAACCTGGTCGCCAAACCAACCAGCTGCAGTACCTGGAGAAGGTGGTGGTCAAGGCCCTGTGGAGACACAACTTCTCCTGGCCTTTCAGGACGCCTGTTGATGCTGTCGGACTGCACATTCCA GATTACTATACAATTATCAAGACACCAATGGACTTGAGCACCATCAAGAAGCGTCTTCAGAATAATTATTACTGCAAAGCATTGGAATGCATACAGGACTTCAACAAACTCTTCACCAACTGCTATGTATATAATCGG CCTGGAGATGACATAGTTCTGATGGCCCAAGCCTTGGAGAAGATCTTCCTACAGAGAGTGGCTGAGATGCCCCAGGAAGAGACTGAGATATCTGCCATCACAACCAAGACACCAGTGAAGG GTGTGGTGAAGCTGAGGCCCCAGTCCCCTGTGTCTGAGGTGGTGTTCCAGCAGACAGTGACAGTCATCCCTCCTGAGGCCCTCCACACCGTCCCCCCTGCTGCCCAGCTCTCCTCACACATAGCAGCCAAA ATCAAGAAGGGTGTGAAGAGAAAAGCAGACACCACCACGCCGACAGCCTCTGCTCCGATCACCAGCTGCGAGTCGTCCCCCATCGTTGATGGCTCGACGGCCTGTAAGCTGTTCTCCAGGCGGGGCAGCAGTCGGCCCATCAAACCCCCCAGGAAAGACCTGCCGGACTCTCCCCAGCACCACCAGAGCAAGAAGAGGAAGCTCTCTGATCAGCTCCGCTTCTGTAACTGCATCCTGAAGGAGATGTTCACCAAGAGGCACGCGGCCTACGGCTGGCCCTTCTATAAGCCGGTGGATACGGAGGCCCTGGGTCTACGCGACTACCACGACATCATCAAGCAGCCCATGGACCTGGGCACCATACGG AAAAAAATGGACGAACGTGAGTACATGGATGCCCAGGAGTTTGCTGCTGATTTCAGACTCATGTTTTCCAACTGTTACAAAtacaacccacccacccacgaagttgttattatggcaagaaaactCCAG GATGTGTTTGAGGCACGCTGGCTGAAGCTTCCAGACGAGCCAGTGAGGAGTGCGGGTGATCCAGGACACCACGGTCACCACAGGGACAAGAAAGCGAGAGGAGATGGGCCTGAGTGCTCTTCTAGCACAGGCAGCAGTGACAGCGAGAGCTCTTCTGAATCAGAGTCCTCCTCTGGtacggaggaagaggaggaggaggaagaggaggccagAGTTCTACGGCTGGCTAAACTAGAGGAACAG TTGAAAGCGGTACACGATCAGCTGCAGAAACTCACCCAGGAGCCCCTGCTCAAACCAAAGAAGAAAGAGAAAtcaaaggagagaagaaaaaagaaGGAAACGAGTAGTAGACCGAAGCAGGAAGAAGACCTGAGGAAGACCAAACCTAAAGTACAGCAGAGGGGCATCAATAAGGGCACGTCTGCAGT GCACGGTAAGAGGAGGAAGATGGCACTCCCAATGGTGCCCTACAAGTCTGATGAGGAAGAGGTGCCAGCATTGCCCATGTCGTACAGTGAGAAGAGGCAGCTGAGCCTGGACATCAACAAGCTTCCGGGGGACAAACTGGGTAAGGTGGTGAACATCATCCAGGCCAGGGAGGCCTCGCTCAGAAATGCCAACCCTGAGGAGATCGAGATCGACTTTGAGACCCTCAAGCCCTCCACTCTCAGGGCCCTGAAGAGCTTCGCCATGACCTGCCTCAGGAAACGGCCCAAGAAACACAACC TGAATAAGCTGGTGAAAACCAAAGGACCAATACAGACTGTGAAGAAGCAGGATGCAGAGAAATATCTCCAGAGTATTACTGAAGAAATGAGCTCACTGGCAAAGAAGAAAAAGGCAACAA ATGAGCTCCCCAGGGCTCCTGCTGTCCCAGACCTAGCCCAGTCATCCCGTCTCCGTGAGGGTATCGgctctgacagctccagcagcagtagtagtgattCTAGCAATTCTGATAGCAGTGACTCTGATTCAG TGAAGACAACCAAGAAGAAAAGCAAAGATGATCCACACAAGGTCAAGACCAAG ACCAGCCagcccctgcctgcctctctaccCCCAGCACCAGTCACTAAAGGCCAGTCTACACAGCAGTACCCAGCCCAGCCTCCTCTAGATCTGCTCATCTCACCCCCAG CCTTACACAGCCGCCTGCCTCCGCAGCCTTCAAGACCTAGTTCCAAAGCAGCACCACTACCTCGCAAAAACATGGTGGCCCCCCAGCAGCTCACTGACAGTCAGCCCCAACAACAAGACCCCCTATCTGAGAGCCCTACtaccccctccctcactcccccttcTGCCGCCTCCTGTGACCCCTCCCTGACTCTAACTCTGCCCACGGACCCTCTCAGCACAACATCCACCCCCACAcaagaacctccctccagcctaCGCTGTTTGCCCCAGCCCTCTCCCTTagcactcctcacctctcctcattgTCAGTCACCAGGCCAGACACAGGAGGTGAAAACTGGGCCAGTTTATCTCAATCTACCTGATAGGGCACAACAGGAAG GTCTATCTGCGCTGTTGTCCCCTCTGACCtctcctcctgtaggtttattACAGGCTGCTGGCAGCAGATATGAG CAGCTGTACCCAGTGCTGTTGTCCCCTCTACAAGACAGCCCATTACAGCCTGTGAAGGATGACAGGAGGCCCTCTGAAGCACTGGAGGAGATTCCCTACAGGAAGCTGCAGAAACAGACTA ATACCAGACACTCTGACAGTGTGTTTGATGGTGGCAACACCAGCCTATCTCATCCAGCTAATAAAACCACTGCTGACGAAAAAAACACGCCTGCCAAAAAG GATATTGTCCTGAAGAACGCAGACTCCTGGGCTAGTCTGAGGAAGATGTCGCTTTCCACTCCTTCTACGGTGAGGTCATCGAAGGAGAGCTTTGATAAGTTTCGCAGGGCAGCCatagaaaaggaggagagagagaaagctctgATTCTAAGGAGGATGCAGATGAAGGAGATGGCTTCTGGGAAGAGCAG CCTGACTATGCCAGTATCAGTGCCACCTAGAGCAGCAGAACCGGAGCCCCTGCCCTGTAGAACTCCAACCCCAGAGCCAGCAGAGATCCCCCTGCAGACAGAGGTCATCGTGGAGCCTCTGTCTCCTAAAGCTCCAGAGGCCCTAAGAGAGGAGCCTCTAGCGGCTGCCCCAACCCCACCTCCGCCCCTCACTACTCAGACCTCtgtggacagggagagggagatggccCGCAGGAGAGAACAGGAGCGACGCAGACGGGAGGCT ATGTCTGGTATCATTGACATGACCATGCAGAGTGACATCATGGCAACGTTTGAGAAGAACCTGGACTAA
- the LOC139409392 gene encoding bromodomain testis-specific protein isoform X1 → MMTDAKYPSVSRVGGVNPPPPKFNNPKKPGRQTNQLQYLEKVVVKALWRHNFSWPFRTPVDAVGLHIPDYYTIIKTPMDLSTIKKRLQNNYYCKALECIQDFNKLFTNCYVYNRPGDDIVLMAQALEKIFLQRVAEMPQEETEISAITTKTPVKGGRKSSSASVVKLRPQSPVSEVVFQQTVTVIPPEALHTVPPAAQLSSHIAAKIKKGVKRKADTTTPTASAPITSCESSPIVDGSTACKLFSRRGSSRPIKPPRKDLPDSPQHHQSKKRKLSDQLRFCNCILKEMFTKRHAAYGWPFYKPVDTEALGLRDYHDIIKQPMDLGTIRKKMDEREYMDAQEFAADFRLMFSNCYKYNPPTHEVVIMARKLQDVFEARWLKLPDEPVRSAGDPGHHGHHRDKKARGDGPECSSSTGSSDSESSSESESSSGTEEEEEEEEEARVLRLAKLEEQLKAVHDQLQKLTQEPLLKPKKKEKSKERRKKKETSSRPKQEEDLRKTKPKVQQRGINKGTSAVHGKRRKMALPMVPYKSDEEEVPALPMSYSEKRQLSLDINKLPGDKLGKVVNIIQAREASLRNANPEEIEIDFETLKPSTLRALKSFAMTCLRKRPKKHNLNKLVKTKGPIQTVKKQDAEKYLQSITEEMSSLAKKKKATNELPRAPAVPDLAQSSRLREGIGSDSSSSSSSDSSNSDSSDSDSVKTTKKKSKDDPHKVKTKTSQPLPASLPPAPVTKGQSTQQYPAQPPLDLLISPPALHSRLPPQPSRPSSKAAPLPRKNMVAPQQLTDSQPQQQDPLSESPTTPSLTPPSAASCDPSLTLTLPTDPLSTTSTPTQEPPSSLRCLPQPSPLALLTSPHCQSPGQTQEVKTGPVYLNLPDRAQQEGLSALLSPLTSPPVGLLQAAGSRYEQLYPVLLSPLQDSPLQPVKDDRRPSEALEEIPYRKLQKQTNTRHSDSVFDGGNTSLSHPANKTTADEKNTPAKKDIVLKNADSWASLRKMSLSTPSTVRSSKESFDKFRRAAIEKEEREKALILRRMQMKEMASGKSSLTMPVSVPPRAAEPEPLPCRTPTPEPAEIPLQTEVIVEPLSPKAPEALREEPLAAAPTPPPPLTTQTSVDREREMARRREQERRRREAMSGIIDMTMQSDIMATFEKNLD, encoded by the exons ATGATGACAGACGCCAAATACCCTTCGGTGTCCAGGGTGGGAGGCGTGAACCCTCCTCCGCCGAAGTTCAACAACCCAAAGAAACCTGGTCGCCAAACCAACCAGCTGCAGTACCTGGAGAAGGTGGTGGTCAAGGCCCTGTGGAGACACAACTTCTCCTGGCCTTTCAGGACGCCTGTTGATGCTGTCGGACTGCACATTCCA GATTACTATACAATTATCAAGACACCAATGGACTTGAGCACCATCAAGAAGCGTCTTCAGAATAATTATTACTGCAAAGCATTGGAATGCATACAGGACTTCAACAAACTCTTCACCAACTGCTATGTATATAATCGG CCTGGAGATGACATAGTTCTGATGGCCCAAGCCTTGGAGAAGATCTTCCTACAGAGAGTGGCTGAGATGCCCCAGGAAGAGACTGAGATATCTGCCATCACAACCAAGACACCAGTGAAGGGTGGGAGGAAGTCCTCCTCTGCTA GTGTGGTGAAGCTGAGGCCCCAGTCCCCTGTGTCTGAGGTGGTGTTCCAGCAGACAGTGACAGTCATCCCTCCTGAGGCCCTCCACACCGTCCCCCCTGCTGCCCAGCTCTCCTCACACATAGCAGCCAAA ATCAAGAAGGGTGTGAAGAGAAAAGCAGACACCACCACGCCGACAGCCTCTGCTCCGATCACCAGCTGCGAGTCGTCCCCCATCGTTGATGGCTCGACGGCCTGTAAGCTGTTCTCCAGGCGGGGCAGCAGTCGGCCCATCAAACCCCCCAGGAAAGACCTGCCGGACTCTCCCCAGCACCACCAGAGCAAGAAGAGGAAGCTCTCTGATCAGCTCCGCTTCTGTAACTGCATCCTGAAGGAGATGTTCACCAAGAGGCACGCGGCCTACGGCTGGCCCTTCTATAAGCCGGTGGATACGGAGGCCCTGGGTCTACGCGACTACCACGACATCATCAAGCAGCCCATGGACCTGGGCACCATACGG AAAAAAATGGACGAACGTGAGTACATGGATGCCCAGGAGTTTGCTGCTGATTTCAGACTCATGTTTTCCAACTGTTACAAAtacaacccacccacccacgaagttgttattatggcaagaaaactCCAG GATGTGTTTGAGGCACGCTGGCTGAAGCTTCCAGACGAGCCAGTGAGGAGTGCGGGTGATCCAGGACACCACGGTCACCACAGGGACAAGAAAGCGAGAGGAGATGGGCCTGAGTGCTCTTCTAGCACAGGCAGCAGTGACAGCGAGAGCTCTTCTGAATCAGAGTCCTCCTCTGGtacggaggaagaggaggaggaggaagaggaggccagAGTTCTACGGCTGGCTAAACTAGAGGAACAG TTGAAAGCGGTACACGATCAGCTGCAGAAACTCACCCAGGAGCCCCTGCTCAAACCAAAGAAGAAAGAGAAAtcaaaggagagaagaaaaaagaaGGAAACGAGTAGTAGACCGAAGCAGGAAGAAGACCTGAGGAAGACCAAACCTAAAGTACAGCAGAGGGGCATCAATAAGGGCACGTCTGCAGT GCACGGTAAGAGGAGGAAGATGGCACTCCCAATGGTGCCCTACAAGTCTGATGAGGAAGAGGTGCCAGCATTGCCCATGTCGTACAGTGAGAAGAGGCAGCTGAGCCTGGACATCAACAAGCTTCCGGGGGACAAACTGGGTAAGGTGGTGAACATCATCCAGGCCAGGGAGGCCTCGCTCAGAAATGCCAACCCTGAGGAGATCGAGATCGACTTTGAGACCCTCAAGCCCTCCACTCTCAGGGCCCTGAAGAGCTTCGCCATGACCTGCCTCAGGAAACGGCCCAAGAAACACAACC TGAATAAGCTGGTGAAAACCAAAGGACCAATACAGACTGTGAAGAAGCAGGATGCAGAGAAATATCTCCAGAGTATTACTGAAGAAATGAGCTCACTGGCAAAGAAGAAAAAGGCAACAA ATGAGCTCCCCAGGGCTCCTGCTGTCCCAGACCTAGCCCAGTCATCCCGTCTCCGTGAGGGTATCGgctctgacagctccagcagcagtagtagtgattCTAGCAATTCTGATAGCAGTGACTCTGATTCAG TGAAGACAACCAAGAAGAAAAGCAAAGATGATCCACACAAGGTCAAGACCAAG ACCAGCCagcccctgcctgcctctctaccCCCAGCACCAGTCACTAAAGGCCAGTCTACACAGCAGTACCCAGCCCAGCCTCCTCTAGATCTGCTCATCTCACCCCCAG CCTTACACAGCCGCCTGCCTCCGCAGCCTTCAAGACCTAGTTCCAAAGCAGCACCACTACCTCGCAAAAACATGGTGGCCCCCCAGCAGCTCACTGACAGTCAGCCCCAACAACAAGACCCCCTATCTGAGAGCCCTACtaccccctccctcactcccccttcTGCCGCCTCCTGTGACCCCTCCCTGACTCTAACTCTGCCCACGGACCCTCTCAGCACAACATCCACCCCCACAcaagaacctccctccagcctaCGCTGTTTGCCCCAGCCCTCTCCCTTagcactcctcacctctcctcattgTCAGTCACCAGGCCAGACACAGGAGGTGAAAACTGGGCCAGTTTATCTCAATCTACCTGATAGGGCACAACAGGAAG GTCTATCTGCGCTGTTGTCCCCTCTGACCtctcctcctgtaggtttattACAGGCTGCTGGCAGCAGATATGAG CAGCTGTACCCAGTGCTGTTGTCCCCTCTACAAGACAGCCCATTACAGCCTGTGAAGGATGACAGGAGGCCCTCTGAAGCACTGGAGGAGATTCCCTACAGGAAGCTGCAGAAACAGACTA ATACCAGACACTCTGACAGTGTGTTTGATGGTGGCAACACCAGCCTATCTCATCCAGCTAATAAAACCACTGCTGACGAAAAAAACACGCCTGCCAAAAAG GATATTGTCCTGAAGAACGCAGACTCCTGGGCTAGTCTGAGGAAGATGTCGCTTTCCACTCCTTCTACGGTGAGGTCATCGAAGGAGAGCTTTGATAAGTTTCGCAGGGCAGCCatagaaaaggaggagagagagaaagctctgATTCTAAGGAGGATGCAGATGAAGGAGATGGCTTCTGGGAAGAGCAG CCTGACTATGCCAGTATCAGTGCCACCTAGAGCAGCAGAACCGGAGCCCCTGCCCTGTAGAACTCCAACCCCAGAGCCAGCAGAGATCCCCCTGCAGACAGAGGTCATCGTGGAGCCTCTGTCTCCTAAAGCTCCAGAGGCCCTAAGAGAGGAGCCTCTAGCGGCTGCCCCAACCCCACCTCCGCCCCTCACTACTCAGACCTCtgtggacagggagagggagatggccCGCAGGAGAGAACAGGAGCGACGCAGACGGGAGGCT ATGTCTGGTATCATTGACATGACCATGCAGAGTGACATCATGGCAACGTTTGAGAAGAACCTGGACTAA
- the LOC139409392 gene encoding bromodomain testis-specific protein isoform X2, which translates to MMTDAKYPSVSRVGGVNPPPPKFNNPKKPGRQTNQLQYLEKVVVKALWRHNFSWPFRTPVDAVGLHIPDYYTIIKTPMDLSTIKKRLQNNYYCKALECIQDFNKLFTNCYVYNRPGDDIVLMAQALEKIFLQRVAEMPQEETEISAITTKTPVKGGRKSSSASVVKLRPQSPVSEVVFQQTVTVIPPEALHTVPPAAQLSSHIAAKIKKGVKRKADTTTPTASAPITSCESSPIVDGSTACKLFSRRGSSRPIKPPRKDLPDSPQHHQSKKRKLSDQLRFCNCILKEMFTKRHAAYGWPFYKPVDTEALGLRDYHDIIKQPMDLGTIRKKMDEREYMDAQEFAADFRLMFSNCYKYNPPTHEVVIMARKLQDVFEARWLKLPDEPVRSAGDPGHHGHHRDKKARGDGPECSSSTGSSDSESSSESESSSGTEEEEEEEEEARVLRLAKLEEQLKAVHDQLQKLTQEPLLKPKKKEKSKERRKKKETSSRPKQEEDLRKTKPKVQQRGINKGTSAVHGKRRKMALPMVPYKSDEEEVPALPMSYSEKRQLSLDINKLPGDKLGKVVNIIQAREASLRNANPEEIEIDFETLKPSTLRALKSFAMTCLRKRPKKHNLNKLVKTKGPIQTVKKQDAEKYLQSITEEMSSLAKKKKATNELPRAPAVPDLAQSSRLREGIGSDSSSSSSSDSSNSDSSDSDSVKTTKKKSKDDPHKVKTKTSQPLPASLPPAPVTKGQSTQQYPAQPPLDLLISPPALHSRLPPQPSRPSSKAAPLPRKNMVAPQQLTDSQPQQQDPLSESPTTPSLTPPSAASCDPSLTLTLPTDPLSTTSTPTQEPPSSLRCLPQPSPLALLTSPHCQSPGQTQEVKTGPVYLNLPDRAQQEGLSALLSPLTSPPVGLLQAAGSRYELYPVLLSPLQDSPLQPVKDDRRPSEALEEIPYRKLQKQTNTRHSDSVFDGGNTSLSHPANKTTADEKNTPAKKDIVLKNADSWASLRKMSLSTPSTVRSSKESFDKFRRAAIEKEEREKALILRRMQMKEMASGKSSLTMPVSVPPRAAEPEPLPCRTPTPEPAEIPLQTEVIVEPLSPKAPEALREEPLAAAPTPPPPLTTQTSVDREREMARRREQERRRREAMSGIIDMTMQSDIMATFEKNLD; encoded by the exons ATGATGACAGACGCCAAATACCCTTCGGTGTCCAGGGTGGGAGGCGTGAACCCTCCTCCGCCGAAGTTCAACAACCCAAAGAAACCTGGTCGCCAAACCAACCAGCTGCAGTACCTGGAGAAGGTGGTGGTCAAGGCCCTGTGGAGACACAACTTCTCCTGGCCTTTCAGGACGCCTGTTGATGCTGTCGGACTGCACATTCCA GATTACTATACAATTATCAAGACACCAATGGACTTGAGCACCATCAAGAAGCGTCTTCAGAATAATTATTACTGCAAAGCATTGGAATGCATACAGGACTTCAACAAACTCTTCACCAACTGCTATGTATATAATCGG CCTGGAGATGACATAGTTCTGATGGCCCAAGCCTTGGAGAAGATCTTCCTACAGAGAGTGGCTGAGATGCCCCAGGAAGAGACTGAGATATCTGCCATCACAACCAAGACACCAGTGAAGGGTGGGAGGAAGTCCTCCTCTGCTA GTGTGGTGAAGCTGAGGCCCCAGTCCCCTGTGTCTGAGGTGGTGTTCCAGCAGACAGTGACAGTCATCCCTCCTGAGGCCCTCCACACCGTCCCCCCTGCTGCCCAGCTCTCCTCACACATAGCAGCCAAA ATCAAGAAGGGTGTGAAGAGAAAAGCAGACACCACCACGCCGACAGCCTCTGCTCCGATCACCAGCTGCGAGTCGTCCCCCATCGTTGATGGCTCGACGGCCTGTAAGCTGTTCTCCAGGCGGGGCAGCAGTCGGCCCATCAAACCCCCCAGGAAAGACCTGCCGGACTCTCCCCAGCACCACCAGAGCAAGAAGAGGAAGCTCTCTGATCAGCTCCGCTTCTGTAACTGCATCCTGAAGGAGATGTTCACCAAGAGGCACGCGGCCTACGGCTGGCCCTTCTATAAGCCGGTGGATACGGAGGCCCTGGGTCTACGCGACTACCACGACATCATCAAGCAGCCCATGGACCTGGGCACCATACGG AAAAAAATGGACGAACGTGAGTACATGGATGCCCAGGAGTTTGCTGCTGATTTCAGACTCATGTTTTCCAACTGTTACAAAtacaacccacccacccacgaagttgttattatggcaagaaaactCCAG GATGTGTTTGAGGCACGCTGGCTGAAGCTTCCAGACGAGCCAGTGAGGAGTGCGGGTGATCCAGGACACCACGGTCACCACAGGGACAAGAAAGCGAGAGGAGATGGGCCTGAGTGCTCTTCTAGCACAGGCAGCAGTGACAGCGAGAGCTCTTCTGAATCAGAGTCCTCCTCTGGtacggaggaagaggaggaggaggaagaggaggccagAGTTCTACGGCTGGCTAAACTAGAGGAACAG TTGAAAGCGGTACACGATCAGCTGCAGAAACTCACCCAGGAGCCCCTGCTCAAACCAAAGAAGAAAGAGAAAtcaaaggagagaagaaaaaagaaGGAAACGAGTAGTAGACCGAAGCAGGAAGAAGACCTGAGGAAGACCAAACCTAAAGTACAGCAGAGGGGCATCAATAAGGGCACGTCTGCAGT GCACGGTAAGAGGAGGAAGATGGCACTCCCAATGGTGCCCTACAAGTCTGATGAGGAAGAGGTGCCAGCATTGCCCATGTCGTACAGTGAGAAGAGGCAGCTGAGCCTGGACATCAACAAGCTTCCGGGGGACAAACTGGGTAAGGTGGTGAACATCATCCAGGCCAGGGAGGCCTCGCTCAGAAATGCCAACCCTGAGGAGATCGAGATCGACTTTGAGACCCTCAAGCCCTCCACTCTCAGGGCCCTGAAGAGCTTCGCCATGACCTGCCTCAGGAAACGGCCCAAGAAACACAACC TGAATAAGCTGGTGAAAACCAAAGGACCAATACAGACTGTGAAGAAGCAGGATGCAGAGAAATATCTCCAGAGTATTACTGAAGAAATGAGCTCACTGGCAAAGAAGAAAAAGGCAACAA ATGAGCTCCCCAGGGCTCCTGCTGTCCCAGACCTAGCCCAGTCATCCCGTCTCCGTGAGGGTATCGgctctgacagctccagcagcagtagtagtgattCTAGCAATTCTGATAGCAGTGACTCTGATTCAG TGAAGACAACCAAGAAGAAAAGCAAAGATGATCCACACAAGGTCAAGACCAAG ACCAGCCagcccctgcctgcctctctaccCCCAGCACCAGTCACTAAAGGCCAGTCTACACAGCAGTACCCAGCCCAGCCTCCTCTAGATCTGCTCATCTCACCCCCAG CCTTACACAGCCGCCTGCCTCCGCAGCCTTCAAGACCTAGTTCCAAAGCAGCACCACTACCTCGCAAAAACATGGTGGCCCCCCAGCAGCTCACTGACAGTCAGCCCCAACAACAAGACCCCCTATCTGAGAGCCCTACtaccccctccctcactcccccttcTGCCGCCTCCTGTGACCCCTCCCTGACTCTAACTCTGCCCACGGACCCTCTCAGCACAACATCCACCCCCACAcaagaacctccctccagcctaCGCTGTTTGCCCCAGCCCTCTCCCTTagcactcctcacctctcctcattgTCAGTCACCAGGCCAGACACAGGAGGTGAAAACTGGGCCAGTTTATCTCAATCTACCTGATAGGGCACAACAGGAAG GTCTATCTGCGCTGTTGTCCCCTCTGACCtctcctcctgtaggtttattACAGGCTGCTGGCAGCAGATATGAG CTGTACCCAGTGCTGTTGTCCCCTCTACAAGACAGCCCATTACAGCCTGTGAAGGATGACAGGAGGCCCTCTGAAGCACTGGAGGAGATTCCCTACAGGAAGCTGCAGAAACAGACTA ATACCAGACACTCTGACAGTGTGTTTGATGGTGGCAACACCAGCCTATCTCATCCAGCTAATAAAACCACTGCTGACGAAAAAAACACGCCTGCCAAAAAG GATATTGTCCTGAAGAACGCAGACTCCTGGGCTAGTCTGAGGAAGATGTCGCTTTCCACTCCTTCTACGGTGAGGTCATCGAAGGAGAGCTTTGATAAGTTTCGCAGGGCAGCCatagaaaaggaggagagagagaaagctctgATTCTAAGGAGGATGCAGATGAAGGAGATGGCTTCTGGGAAGAGCAG CCTGACTATGCCAGTATCAGTGCCACCTAGAGCAGCAGAACCGGAGCCCCTGCCCTGTAGAACTCCAACCCCAGAGCCAGCAGAGATCCCCCTGCAGACAGAGGTCATCGTGGAGCCTCTGTCTCCTAAAGCTCCAGAGGCCCTAAGAGAGGAGCCTCTAGCGGCTGCCCCAACCCCACCTCCGCCCCTCACTACTCAGACCTCtgtggacagggagagggagatggccCGCAGGAGAGAACAGGAGCGACGCAGACGGGAGGCT ATGTCTGGTATCATTGACATGACCATGCAGAGTGACATCATGGCAACGTTTGAGAAGAACCTGGACTAA